In Crassostrea angulata isolate pt1a10 chromosome 6, ASM2561291v2, whole genome shotgun sequence, a genomic segment contains:
- the LOC128186758 gene encoding uncharacterized protein LOC128186758 — MKANRPLNYNLRNRTPSFLTSPEDTETGQHSQYNTAESQQQPTLDNAAGHQETGADHPLVETEEQIYLSETSLSAEDVQVHFNKPAITKEAEPQTEDRENIAAEDTEHQHIDSRDAERTEDQQFSEQLYISDSIPSDSINLTNMATIAQLSKFNGTESPCIGLSKLSAWQKFHRITDNAVLDYIPCLLDGSGGTWFQTINPGQFQNLQGFKDRFN; from the coding sequence ATGAAAGCAAACAGACCACTGAACTACAACCTGAGGAATAGGACTCCGAGCTTCCTAACCTCACCAGAGGATACAGAGACAGGACAACACTCCCAGTATAATACCGCTGAGTCGCAGCAGCAACCAACGTTGGACAACGCTGCTGGCCATCAAGAAACTGGGGCAGACCATCCTCTTGTGGAAACAGAGGAACAAATTTACTTGAGTGAAACCAGCTTATCAGCTGAGGACGTGCAGGTTCATTTTAACAAGCCTGCAATCACCAAAGAAGCAGAGCCACAAACAGAGGATCGTGAAAACATCGCAGCTGAGGATACAGAGCATCAACACATTGATTCTCGAGACGCAGAGAGAACCGAAGATCAGCAGTTTTCTGAACAACTTTATATCAGTGATAGCATTCCATCAGATTCAATTAACCTAACAAACATGGCTACTATTGCccaattatcaaaatttaatggcACTGAATCACCATGTATTGGGTTATCCAAGCTCAGTGCGTGGCAGAAGTTCCATAGGATCACTGACAATGCTGTTCTTGACTATATTCCTTGTCTTCTAGATGGCAGCGGTGGAACATGGTTTCAGACCATCAACCCAGGACAGTTTCAAAACTTACAAGGGTTCAAGGATCGTTTTAATTGA
- the LOC128190712 gene encoding uncharacterized protein LOC128190712: MKANRPLNYNLRNRTPSFLTSPEDTETGQHSQSSTAESQQQPTLDNAAGHQETGADHPLVETEEQIYLSETSLSAEDVQVYFNEPAITKEAEPQTEDRENIAAEDTEHQHIDS, translated from the coding sequence ATGAAAGCAAACAGACCACTGAACTACAACCTGAGGAATAGGACTCCCAGCTTCCTAACCTCACCAGAGGATACAGAGACAGGACAACACTCCCAGTCCAGTACCGCTGAGTCCCAGCAGCAACCAACGTTGGACAACGCTGCTGGCCATCAAGAAACTGGGGCAGACCATCCTCTTGTGGAAACAGAGGAACAAATTTACTTGAGTGAAACCAGCTTATCAGCTGAGGACGTGCAGGTTTATTTTAACGAGCCTGCAATAACCAAAGAAGCAGAGCCACAAACAGAGGATCGTGAAAACATCGCAGCTGAGGATACAGAGCATCAACACATTGATTCTTGA